CTCGATAAACTCGAGGGCTTTGCAAGCCACTTTGGTCCTGACTTCTATGGCAAAGCGCGTAATTCGGAGCAGGTAACGCTGGTAAAAGAGGATAATCCGTCGCCCTTAAGTCTGAGTTTTGGTGAGAGCACCGTTGCACCGCTTCGGGCGGGTGAGACCCTCAGTTGGCGCTTGGAATCCACTGAATGAGCGAACCCACTGAAAAGCAGATGAAACATCGATTTAGAGGGTTTCTACCGGTCGTCATCGATATCGAGACAGGTGGATTTAATGCCGCTACCGATGCCGTACTTGAGATAGCTGCGACCTTTTTCACGCTCACTGAGCACGGCCACTTAGCGGTCAGTCACTCCATCGCTAGGAACGTAGACCCCTTCGAGGGAGCCAATCTGGAGCCATCTGCTTTGGAATTCACCGGAATCGACCCCGAGAATCCACTTCGAGAGGCAGTCCCCGAAGCAATCGCATTAGGGGATATTTTTTCTGAGGTCAGACGCGAGGTGAAAGACAAGGGCTGCACGCGCGCCATCCTGGTG
The Candidatus Paraluminiphilus aquimaris genome window above contains:
- the rnt gene encoding ribonuclease T, which gives rise to MSEPTEKQMKHRFRGFLPVVIDIETGGFNAATDAVLEIAATFFTLTEHGHLAVSHSIARNVDPFEGANLEPSALEFTGIDPENPLREAVPEAIALGDIFSEVRREVKDKGCTRAILVGHNAHFDAGFLNAAAERCDIKRNPFHPFSHFDTSTLAGLAYGHTVLAQACKRAEIEFSNSEAHSADYDAQKTAELFAGIVNRWQDLGGWTWPAIAPTEAD